In the Perca flavescens isolate YP-PL-M2 chromosome 20, PFLA_1.0, whole genome shotgun sequence genome, one interval contains:
- the atxn3 gene encoding ataxin-3, whose product MFDRKLNMDSIFHEKQEGSLCAQHCLNNLLQGEYFTPVDLSSIAHQLDEEERMRMAEGGMASEEYRTFLQQPSGNMDDSGFFSIQVISNALSVWGLELILFNSREYQSLMINPINEKAFICNYKEHWFTIRKLGQQWFNLNSLLTGPELISDTYLALFLAQLQQEGYSIFVIRGNLPECEAEQILGIMRVQQQQRPRLIGEDEAQPSAGRSAALSQSEMGFGVEDEVVDEDEELKKALALSRQDIDVEDEEADLRRAIQLSMQGAVMSNKSSESEMGNVKSGSQAAGSAAGGLREGHIEALTAEELRKRRQAYFDRQQQHAQPNIPEQPDTKSTGGSGSVNTGSEEDQQQKPSQ is encoded by the exons ATGTTTGACAGAAAGCTGAATATGGATTCCATATTTCATGAGAAA CAAGAGGGCTCTCTTTGCGCCCAACACTGTCTCAACAACCTCCTGCAGGGTGAGTATTTCACTCCTGTGGATCTCTCCTCCATTGCTCATCAGCTTGATGAAGAGGAAAGAATGAGGATGGCTGAGGGAGGTATGGCCAGTGAGGAGTATAGGACCTTCTTACAG CAACCATCTGGTAACATGGATGACAGCGGGTTCTTTTCAATACAA GTAATTAGCAATGCACTGAGTGTGTGGGGCTTGGAGCTAATCCTCTTCAACAGCCGGGAGTACCAGAGCCTGATGATTAATCCAAT AAATGAGAAAGCCTTCATATGCAACTACAAGGAGCACTGGTTTACTATACGCAAGCTTGGGCAACAG TGGTTTAACCTGAATTCGCTGTTGACTGGACCAGAGTTGATATCAGACACCTATCTAGCACTTTTCCTTGCACAGTTACAACAAGAAG GTTATTCCATATTTGTGATCCGAGGAAACCTCCCTGAGTGTGAAGCAGAGCAGATTCTTGGGATTATGagggtgcagcagcagcagcgaccAAGGCTTATTGGAGAAGATGAAGCCCAGCCAAGTGCagg CAGGTCAGCAGCTCTGAGCCAGTCCGAAATGGGCTTTGGTGTGGAGGATGAGGTTGTGGATGAAGATGAAGAGCTGAAGAAAGCTCTGGCACTCAGCAGGCAGGACATAGATGTGGAAGATGAAGAAGCTGATCTTCGCAGGGCCATACAGCTTAGCATGCAAG GAGCAGTGATGAGCAACAAGTCATCAGAGTCGGAAATGGGAAATGTGAAATCAGGGAGCCAGGCAGCAGGGAGTGCTGCAGGAGGACTAAGAGAAGGCCATATTGAGGCGCTTACAGCAGAGGAACTGCGGAAGAGGAGACAAGCTTATTTTGATCG GCAGCAGCAACATGCTCAGCCAAACATTCCTGAACAACCAGACACAAAATCAACAGGTGGCTCAG GATCTGTAAACACTGGCTCTGAAGAGGACCAACAACAAAAACCCAGCCAGTGA
- the serpina10b gene encoding protein Z-dependent protease inhibitor has product MAVHKMKMGFMFIVTYMCFLAPVHQAHLPSATISDLSFKNMDFAMNLYRNISSYHDKNIFFSPLSISTSFAALLMASDGVTHEEILKGLNLEELERADQPELIPTLFQLLHEGIVQNGSLKLDQGMALFMRQQFAVKEVFKGQIKRFFDADIKSVDFADTKGSISFINEYIKHKTENKVTKMISTLDATTQLMLIDTIFFQGAWQMPFNHNLTENAPFYIDNYNIVQVPMMFLEDKFYSMEDVPLGARVLKLPYQEGVSMLILLPNKGMDYTVIDDGITAERFLSWIKKLQKIKLEVNMPKFKMEESYSMHDILPDMGMASIFNNHANLTKLSKEEGLKVSEVLHKAVIEVDETGTTAAAATTTGIIAYSLPRTFTVNRPFFFFIYHEDTNCILFMGRVIDPTTN; this is encoded by the exons ATGGCGGTACACAAAATGAAGATGGGATTTATGTTTATTGTAACCTATATGTGCTTCCTTGCTCCTGTCCACCAAGCGCACCTTCCAAGCGCCACCATCTCAGACCTTTCCTTCAAAAATATGGACTTTGCCATGAACCTATACAGAAATATATCCAGCTatcatgacaaaaacatctttttctCACCTCTGAGCATTTCCACCAGCTTTGCTGCTCTCTTAATGGCTTCTGATGGTGTCACACACGAGGAAATACTGAAGGGACTCAACCTGGAGGAGCTGGAGCGGGCTGACCAGCCAGAACTTATCCCAACACTCTTTCAACTCCTTCATGAGGGAATCGTACAGAATGGATCACTGAAACTGGACCAAGGCATGGCCCTCTTTATGCGCCAGCAGTTTGCGGTGAAGGAGGTATTTAAAGGCCAAATCAAGAGGTTTTTTGACGCGGACATCAAAAGTGTAGACTTTGCGGACACAAAAGGGAGTATCAGCTTCATCAATGAGTATATCAAGCACAAGACTGAAAACAAAGTGACCAAGATGATTTCCACCCTGGATGCAACGACCCAACTCATGTTGATCGACACAATTTTCTTTCAGG GAGCCTGGCAGATGCCTTTCAACCACAATTTAACTGAAAATGCACCGTTCTACATTGACAACTATAATATTGTGCAAGTGCCGATGATGTTTTTAGAAGATAAGTTCTACTCCATGGAAGATGTTCCTCTTGGTGCCAGGGTGCTGAAGCTACCATACCAGGAAGGTGTTTCCATGCTTATCCTGCTCCCCAACAAAGGCATGGACTACACTGTAATTGATGATGGGATCACTGCTGAGAGGTTCCTCAGCTGGATCAAAAAGCTGCAGAAAAT CAAACTGGAGGTCAACATGCCCAAATTCAAGATGGAGGAGTCATATTCCATGCACGATATTCTACCAGACATGGGCATGGCCAGTATCTTCAATAATCATGCCAATTTGACAAAGCTGAGTAAGGAAGAAGGCCTCAAAGTGTCTGAG GTGCTGCACAAGGCTGTGATCGAGGTAGACGAGACAGGGACCACTGCAGCAGCTGCCACAACAACTGGCATTATTGCATATTCCTTACCCAGAACCTTCACTGTCAACAGaccatttttcttcttcatataCCATGAAGACACAAACTGTATTCTGTTCATGGGCAGGGTCATTGACCCCACCACAAACTAG